One window of Pseudomonas sp. FP198 genomic DNA carries:
- a CDS encoding DUF924 family protein, whose amino-acid sequence MAEPWQPLLDWWFGSAESPDDIAADKGKLWFGKGHDRQAQERFGDRVEQALAGGLTEWAQRPEGWLALVLLLDQLPRMIFRDTPKSFSGDLRAQALVAQGLAAGFDRQLKPIQRVFIYLVLEHCENLAVQNEAVSRFIDLVREQPQAQRAVFEDNLDYAERHQKIIARFGRFPHRNAVLGRESTAEELEFLKRPGSRF is encoded by the coding sequence ATGGCCGAGCCCTGGCAGCCGTTGCTCGATTGGTGGTTCGGTTCAGCCGAATCACCCGATGACATCGCGGCTGACAAGGGCAAGCTGTGGTTCGGCAAAGGCCATGATCGCCAGGCGCAAGAGCGCTTCGGCGATCGGGTCGAGCAGGCGCTGGCCGGCGGATTGACCGAATGGGCGCAACGCCCGGAAGGTTGGCTGGCCCTGGTGCTGTTACTCGATCAACTTCCGCGGATGATCTTTCGCGACACCCCCAAAAGCTTTTCCGGCGACCTGCGTGCCCAAGCGCTGGTAGCACAGGGACTGGCGGCGGGTTTCGACCGGCAACTCAAGCCTATCCAGCGCGTATTCATTTATCTGGTACTCGAACACTGCGAAAACCTCGCGGTACAGAACGAAGCCGTGTCGCGGTTCATCGACCTGGTCCGGGAGCAACCGCAGGCGCAGCGGGCGGTGTTTGAAGACAACTTGGATTATGCCGAACGGCATCAGAAGATCATTGCCCGGTTTGGACGCTTCCCTCATCGCAATGCGGTGTTGGGGCGTGAGTCCACGGCTGAGGAACTGGAATTCCTGAAGAGGCCTGGGTCCAGGTTCTGA
- a CDS encoding lipocalin family protein, translating into MMRLVFVLLAGLVLAGCASSGVDPLAPKTVNSVNLKRYQGTWYELARLPMYFQRNCAQSEAHYTLRPDGNMDVFNRCLTSDWKWEEAKGTAYPQVPGKTDKLWVEFDTWFSRILPGVAKGEYWVLYVSDDYKTAIVGDPSRRYMWLLSRTPTVKVDVREELLSKARQQGYDTTRLVWRASDRQMAKTSD; encoded by the coding sequence ATGATGCGGTTAGTTTTTGTGCTTCTGGCTGGCCTTGTATTGGCCGGCTGTGCCTCTTCTGGCGTAGACCCGTTGGCGCCCAAGACAGTCAACAGCGTCAATCTCAAGCGGTACCAAGGGACCTGGTACGAACTGGCCCGCCTGCCGATGTACTTCCAGCGCAACTGCGCGCAATCCGAAGCGCATTACACCCTCAGGCCTGACGGCAACATGGACGTGTTCAACCGCTGCCTGACTTCCGACTGGAAATGGGAAGAGGCCAAGGGCACGGCTTACCCGCAAGTGCCGGGCAAGACCGACAAGCTCTGGGTTGAATTCGATACCTGGTTCTCGCGGATCCTGCCCGGCGTGGCAAAAGGGGAATATTGGGTGTTGTACGTCAGCGATGACTACAAGACCGCCATCGTCGGCGACCCGAGCCGGCGCTACATGTGGTTGCTGTCCCGCACGCCGACGGTGAAGGTGGATGTACGTGAAGAACTGCTGAGCAAGGCCCGCCAGCAAGGCTATGACACGACGCGGTTGGTCTGGCGCGCATCGGACCGGCAGATGGCGAAGACTTCGGACTGA
- the hutU gene encoding urocanate hydratase, whose product MTDATRKPEKYRDVEIRAPRGNTLTAKSWLTEAPLRMLMNNLDPEVAENPKELVVYGGIGRAARNWKCYDKIVESLTNLNDDETLLVQSGKPVGVFKTHSNAPRVLIANSNLVPHWASWEHFNELDAKGLAMYGQMTAGSWIYIGSQGIVQGTYETFVEAGRQHYDSNLKGRWVLTAGLGGMGGAQPLAATLAGACSLNIECQQVSIDFRLKTRYVDEQAKDLDDALARIEKYTAEGKAISIALCGNAAEILPEMVRRGVRPDMVTDQTSAHDPLNGYLPAGWTWDEYRARAKTEPAAVVKAAKQSMAVHVKAMLAFQKMGVPTFDYGNNIRQMAQEEGVENAFDFPGFVPAYIRPLFCRGIGPFRWAALSGDPQDIYKTDAKVKELIPDDAHLHNWLDMARERISFQGLPARICWVGLGQRAKLGLAFNEMVRSGELSAPIVIGRDHLDSGSVASPNRETESMQDGSDAVSDWPLLNALLNTASGATWVSLHHGGGVGMGFSQHSGMVIVCDGTDEAAERIARVLHNDPGTGVMRHADAGYQIAIDCAKEQGLNLPMITGK is encoded by the coding sequence GTGACCGACGCTACCCGCAAACCTGAAAAATACCGTGACGTTGAAATCCGCGCCCCTCGCGGTAACACGCTGACCGCCAAGAGCTGGCTGACTGAAGCGCCGCTGCGGATGTTGATGAACAACCTCGACCCGGAAGTAGCCGAGAACCCGAAGGAGTTGGTGGTCTACGGTGGCATCGGTCGCGCGGCGCGCAACTGGAAGTGCTACGACAAGATCGTCGAAAGCCTCACCAATCTGAATGATGACGAAACCCTGCTGGTGCAATCCGGCAAGCCGGTGGGCGTATTCAAGACCCACAGCAACGCTCCTCGCGTACTGATCGCCAACTCCAACCTGGTGCCGCACTGGGCCAGTTGGGAGCATTTCAACGAACTCGACGCCAAGGGCTTGGCCATGTACGGCCAGATGACCGCCGGCAGCTGGATCTACATCGGCAGCCAGGGCATCGTGCAAGGCACTTATGAAACTTTCGTCGAGGCTGGTCGCCAGCATTACGATTCCAACCTCAAGGGCCGTTGGGTCCTGACCGCCGGCCTGGGTGGCATGGGCGGCGCGCAACCCTTGGCCGCGACCCTGGCCGGTGCGTGCTCGCTGAACATCGAGTGCCAGCAGGTGAGCATCGATTTCCGTCTGAAAACCCGCTACGTCGACGAGCAAGCCAAAGACCTCGACGACGCTCTGGCGCGCATCGAGAAATACACCGCCGAAGGCAAGGCGATTTCCATCGCACTGTGCGGGAACGCCGCCGAAATCCTCCCGGAAATGGTCCGTCGCGGTGTGCGCCCGGACATGGTCACCGACCAGACCAGCGCCCACGACCCGCTCAACGGTTACCTGCCGGCCGGCTGGACCTGGGACGAATACCGCGCCCGCGCCAAGACCGAACCTGCCGCCGTGGTGAAGGCCGCCAAGCAATCGATGGCCGTGCATGTCAAAGCCATGCTGGCCTTTCAGAAAATGGGCGTACCGACCTTCGACTACGGCAACAACATCCGCCAGATGGCCCAGGAAGAGGGCGTCGAGAATGCCTTCGACTTCCCAGGTTTCGTCCCCGCCTATATCCGCCCGCTGTTCTGCCGCGGCATCGGCCCGTTCCGCTGGGCTGCGCTGTCGGGCGACCCGCAGGACATCTACAAGACCGACGCCAAGGTCAAGGAATTGATCCCTGACGACGCTCACCTGCACAACTGGCTGGACATGGCCCGCGAACGCATCAGCTTCCAGGGTTTGCCGGCACGAATCTGCTGGGTTGGCCTGGGCCAGCGCGCCAAGTTGGGCCTGGCCTTCAATGAGATGGTGCGCAGCGGCGAGTTGTCGGCGCCGATCGTGATCGGCCGCGACCACCTGGACTCCGGTTCCGTGGCCAGCCCGAACCGTGAAACCGAATCCATGCAGGACGGCTCCGACGCCGTTTCCGACTGGCCGCTGCTCAATGCCTTGCTCAACACCGCCAGCGGCGCGACCTGGGTGTCGCTGCACCATGGTGGTGGCGTCGGCATGGGTTTCTCCCAGCATTCGGGCATGGTGATCGTCTGCGACGGCACCGACGAAGCGGCCGAACGTATCGCCCGCGTACTGCACAACGATCCGGGCACTGGCGTCATGCGTCATGCCGACGCCGGTTACCAGATCGCCATTGATTGCGCGAAGGAGCAGGGGCTGAACCTGCCGATGATTACCGGTAAGTAA
- a CDS encoding methyl-accepting chemotaxis protein, giving the protein MTRNMKFSHKILLAAALVVAVAFACFILFNDYRQRQSLNTSTETSMQELGNLTSRNIQTWVEGRIQLLQSLAQQIAIDGSSAESLKRAVGLPAYTGNFQLSYFGGTDGVMFSIPAGNRAADYDPRARGWYKAANSAQQTIVTEPYIAASSGKLVITVATPVQRQNQMIGVAGADIDLSSVSAIINSLNFGGHGHAFIVSADGKILIHPDSKRVLKTLAEAYPNGAPQIGPGLKEVELDGKTQFISFTQVNGVPGANWYVALVLDKDTALAMLSEFRTSALIAMIIAVVFIIALLGMLIRVLMQPLLTMGRAMHDIAEGEGDLTRRLTIHGQDEFGALGTSFNRFVERIHTSIREVASATGQVNEVALRVVSASNSSMYNSDQQASRTSSVAAAINQLGAAAQEIAQNAALASQHSSEARNLAEDGQQVVDKTITAMQQLSAKISDSCGNIETLNSNTVNIGQILEVITSISQQTNLLALNAAIEAARAGEAGRGFAVVADEVRNLAHRTQDSAQQVQKMIEELQVGAREAVLTMTDSQRQSESSVGIANQAGERLGSVTQRIGEIDGMNQSVATATEEQTAVVESINVDINEINTLNQEGVENLQATLRACSDLEQQAARLKQLVGSFRI; this is encoded by the coding sequence ATGACCAGAAACATGAAATTTAGCCACAAAATCCTGCTGGCTGCCGCCCTTGTGGTAGCCGTCGCATTCGCCTGTTTCATCCTGTTCAACGACTATCGTCAACGACAAAGTCTCAACACCAGCACCGAGACGTCCATGCAGGAACTCGGCAACCTGACCAGCCGCAATATCCAGACGTGGGTCGAAGGCCGGATCCAATTGCTGCAATCGCTGGCCCAGCAAATCGCCATTGACGGAAGCAGTGCCGAGAGCCTGAAACGCGCCGTGGGCCTGCCCGCCTACACCGGTAATTTCCAGCTCAGCTATTTCGGCGGTACCGACGGCGTGATGTTCTCGATACCGGCCGGTAATCGTGCCGCCGACTACGACCCGCGCGCCCGTGGCTGGTACAAGGCCGCCAATAGCGCCCAGCAGACCATCGTCACCGAGCCCTACATCGCGGCCTCGTCGGGCAAGTTGGTGATCACCGTTGCCACGCCGGTACAGCGGCAGAACCAGATGATCGGCGTGGCCGGCGCAGATATCGATCTGTCGAGCGTCAGCGCCATCATCAACTCGCTGAACTTCGGCGGCCATGGCCATGCGTTCATCGTCAGCGCCGATGGCAAGATCCTGATCCACCCCGACAGCAAGCGCGTCCTCAAGACGCTCGCCGAGGCCTACCCCAACGGCGCGCCGCAAATCGGCCCGGGCCTGAAGGAAGTCGAACTCGACGGCAAGACTCAATTCATCTCCTTTACCCAGGTCAATGGCGTGCCCGGAGCCAACTGGTACGTGGCGCTGGTACTCGATAAAGACACCGCCCTGGCGATGCTCAGCGAATTTCGCACCTCGGCGCTGATCGCCATGATCATCGCCGTGGTGTTCATCATCGCCCTCTTGGGCATGCTGATCCGCGTGCTGATGCAACCGCTGCTGACCATGGGCCGCGCGATGCACGATATCGCCGAAGGCGAAGGCGACCTGACCCGCCGCCTGACCATTCATGGCCAGGACGAATTCGGTGCGCTGGGTACCTCGTTCAACCGCTTCGTCGAGCGTATCCATACTTCGATCCGCGAAGTGGCTTCGGCGACCGGCCAGGTCAACGAAGTCGCCCTGCGGGTGGTCAGCGCGTCCAACTCGTCGATGTACAACTCCGATCAGCAGGCCTCGCGGACCAGCAGCGTGGCCGCGGCCATCAACCAGCTCGGCGCCGCCGCCCAGGAGATCGCCCAGAACGCCGCCCTCGCCTCGCAGCATTCCAGTGAAGCCCGCAACCTGGCCGAAGACGGTCAGCAAGTGGTGGATAAAACCATCACCGCCATGCAGCAGCTGTCGGCCAAGATCAGCGATTCGTGCGGCAACATCGAAACCCTGAACAGCAACACGGTGAACATCGGCCAGATCCTGGAAGTGATCACCAGCATTTCCCAGCAGACCAACCTGCTCGCCCTCAACGCCGCCATCGAAGCCGCCCGCGCCGGTGAAGCCGGTCGTGGCTTCGCGGTGGTCGCCGATGAAGTGCGCAACCTGGCCCACCGTACCCAGGATTCGGCGCAACAAGTGCAGAAGATGATCGAAGAGTTGCAGGTCGGCGCGCGGGAAGCGGTGCTGACCATGACCGACAGCCAGCGCCAGAGCGAAAGCAGCGTCGGCATCGCCAACCAGGCGGGCGAGCGCCTGGGCAGCGTGACCCAGCGCATCGGCGAAATCGACGGCATGAACCAGTCCGTGGCGACCGCCACCGAAGAACAGACCGCCGTGGTGGAATCGATCAACGTCGACATCAACGAGATCAACACGCTAAACCAGGAAGGCGTGGAAAACCTGCAAGCCACGTTGCGGGCCTGCTCCGACCTGGAGCAGCAAGCGGCGCGGTTGAAGCAATTGGTGGGCAGTTTCAGGATCTAG
- a CDS encoding formimidoylglutamate deiminase produces MSAFFAERALLPSGWANDVRLEVDANGILTHIQADAHADGAERLDGPLLPGMPNLHSHAFQRAMAGLAEVAGNPNDSFWTWRDLMYRLVGKISPGQLGIIARQLYIEMLKAGYTSVAEFHYVHHDVDGAPYADPAELALRISHAASAAGIGLTLLPVLYSHSGFGGQAPNEGQRRFINSSENYLKLQERLQPVLAGQANQALGLCFHSLRAVTPGQIKDVLAASDPHCPVHIHIAEQQKEVDDCLSWSGARPLQWLYENTEVDQRWCLVHATHATPQEVSLMARSRAIAGLCLTTEANLGDGIFPAVDFLAQGGRMGIGSDSHVSLSVVEELRWLEYGQRLRDQRRNRLYRTDQPMVGRTLYDAALDGGAQALGQPIGAFAVGKRADWLVLDGNDPYLATANGDGILNRWLFAGGDRQVRDVMVGGKWVVRDRRHAGEEESARAFTQVLRELLG; encoded by the coding sequence ATGTCCGCCTTCTTTGCCGAGCGCGCGCTGCTGCCTAGTGGATGGGCCAATGATGTACGTCTTGAGGTCGATGCCAACGGCATCCTGACCCACATCCAGGCCGACGCCCACGCAGACGGCGCCGAACGACTGGACGGCCCGCTCTTGCCAGGCATGCCGAACCTGCATTCCCATGCTTTCCAGCGGGCCATGGCCGGACTGGCTGAGGTGGCCGGCAACCCCAACGACAGCTTCTGGACATGGCGTGACCTGATGTACCGCCTCGTCGGGAAAATCAGCCCCGGGCAACTCGGCATCATCGCCCGCCAGCTGTACATCGAAATGCTCAAGGCCGGCTACACCTCGGTCGCCGAATTCCATTACGTGCACCATGACGTCGACGGCGCGCCCTACGCTGACCCGGCCGAACTGGCGCTGCGCATCAGCCACGCCGCCAGCGCCGCCGGCATCGGCCTGACGTTGCTGCCCGTGCTCTACAGCCATTCCGGCTTTGGCGGCCAGGCGCCCAACGAGGGGCAGCGCCGATTCATCAACAGCAGCGAAAACTACCTGAAGCTTCAGGAGCGCTTGCAACCCGTCCTGGCCGGGCAAGCCAATCAGGCGCTGGGCTTGTGTTTCCACTCCTTGCGCGCCGTGACGCCGGGACAGATCAAGGACGTACTCGCCGCCAGCGATCCGCATTGCCCGGTGCATATCCACATCGCCGAACAGCAAAAGGAAGTCGACGATTGCCTGAGCTGGAGTGGCGCCCGGCCGCTGCAATGGCTGTACGAAAATACCGAAGTCGACCAGCGCTGGTGCCTGGTCCACGCCACCCACGCCACCCCCCAGGAAGTCAGCCTCATGGCCAGGAGCCGGGCGATTGCCGGGTTGTGCCTGACCACTGAAGCCAATCTCGGCGACGGGATTTTCCCGGCCGTGGACTTCCTCGCCCAAGGTGGGCGGATGGGCATCGGCTCCGACAGCCATGTGTCGTTGAGCGTGGTGGAAGAGTTGCGTTGGCTGGAATACGGCCAGCGTTTGCGAGACCAGCGGCGCAACCGGTTGTATCGAACGGATCAACCGATGGTCGGACGCACGCTGTATGACGCCGCGCTGGACGGTGGCGCCCAGGCGCTGGGGCAACCCATCGGCGCTTTCGCAGTCGGCAAACGCGCCGATTGGCTGGTGCTTGATGGCAACGATCCGTACCTGGCCACGGCCAACGGCGACGGTATTCTCAATCGGTGGCTGTTCGCCGGTGGCGATCGCCAGGTGCGGGATGTGATGGTGGGCGGCAAGTGGGTGGTGCGCGATAGGCGCCATGCCGGCGAAGAGGAAAGCGCACGGGCATTCACCCAGGTGTTGCGCGAGCTGCTGGGCTGA
- a CDS encoding HutD family protein, producing the protein MSQLKVLRAADYPRMPWKNGGGSTEEITRDAGTGLEGFGWRLSIADIAESGGFSTFAGYERVISVLQGDGMTLNVDGQATRALHPLDPFAFSGESHVHCTLLGGPIRDFNLIYAPQRYRARLQWMGGQQRFLSEAGTVLVFSAAPTLRVNIDEAVQTLGLYDCLQLSGNTGLLEIATHGQCCVIELTAH; encoded by the coding sequence ATGAGCCAGCTGAAGGTTTTACGCGCCGCCGACTACCCCCGCATGCCGTGGAAGAACGGCGGAGGCAGCACCGAAGAAATCACCCGCGATGCAGGCACCGGCCTGGAAGGTTTCGGTTGGCGCCTGTCGATCGCCGATATCGCTGAGTCGGGCGGTTTTTCCACCTTCGCCGGTTACGAGCGGGTCATCAGTGTCTTGCAGGGTGACGGCATGACGCTGAATGTCGATGGCCAGGCCACGCGGGCATTGCATCCACTGGACCCGTTTGCGTTCAGCGGCGAAAGCCATGTGCACTGCACCTTGCTGGGCGGGCCGATCCGCGATTTCAACCTGATCTATGCGCCGCAGCGTTACCGCGCGCGGTTGCAGTGGATGGGTGGGCAGCAGCGTTTTCTCAGCGAGGCGGGGACGGTGTTGGTGTTCAGCGCGGCGCCGACGCTGAGGGTCAATATTGACGAGGCGGTCCAGACGCTGGGGCTTTATGACTGCCTGCAACTGAGCGGCAACACCGGACTGCTGGAGATCGCCACCCACGGCCAATGCTGCGTGATCGAGCTGACGGCCCACTAA
- a CDS encoding cytosine permease, with translation MAVTSTRDSSKPLIEKRSIDYIPEAERHGRLLSQFTLWMGANLQITAIVTGALAVVLGGDVFWSLIGLLIGQVLGGGVMALHAAQGPKLGLPQMISSRVQFGVYGAAIPIVLVCLMYLGFTATGTVLSGQALGQLFGVSDSLGILIFASVIVLVTVLGYRVIHFIGRVASVIGVIAFVYLFARLISQTDVGALLQIRHFSWSSFLLAVSLAASWQIAFGPYVADYSRYLPSKTSSVKTFFAAGAGSVIGAQVAMILGVFAAASANGQFAGHEVAYIVGLGGTGATAALLYFSIAFGKVTISTLNSYGSFMCIATIISGFRGHLNVTRLQRLVFVLVIVGAATLIALLGQHSFLGAFKSFILFLLAFFTPWSAINLVDYYCITRERYDVPALNDPNGRYGRWNALGISVYVFGVLVQLPFIATKFYTGPLVKAMGGVDISWIIGLVVPAALYYLIARKWHSAVPDQLILPVEQDAVDAQPSRAGRIQAV, from the coding sequence ATGGCTGTCACCAGCACACGCGATAGCAGCAAGCCGTTGATCGAGAAACGATCGATCGACTACATTCCGGAAGCGGAGAGACACGGTCGGTTGTTGAGCCAGTTCACCCTCTGGATGGGGGCCAACCTGCAGATCACGGCGATTGTCACCGGCGCGTTGGCGGTGGTGCTTGGCGGTGATGTGTTCTGGTCGTTGATCGGTCTGCTGATCGGCCAGGTGCTCGGCGGTGGCGTCATGGCCTTGCATGCCGCGCAAGGGCCCAAGCTGGGGCTGCCGCAGATGATCTCGAGCCGGGTGCAGTTCGGTGTGTATGGCGCGGCCATCCCGATCGTGCTGGTGTGCCTGATGTACCTGGGTTTCACCGCCACGGGAACCGTGCTTTCCGGTCAGGCGCTGGGCCAGTTGTTTGGTGTCAGCGACAGTCTCGGCATTCTCATTTTCGCCAGCGTCATCGTGCTGGTGACGGTGCTGGGTTACCGGGTGATCCACTTCATTGGCCGGGTCGCCAGCGTCATTGGTGTGATTGCCTTTGTCTACCTGTTCGCTCGGCTGATCAGCCAGACGGACGTTGGCGCACTCCTGCAAATCCGCCATTTCAGCTGGAGCAGCTTCCTGCTGGCGGTGTCGCTCGCGGCCTCCTGGCAGATCGCCTTCGGCCCCTACGTGGCTGACTACTCGCGGTACCTGCCGAGCAAGACGTCCTCGGTGAAAACCTTTTTCGCCGCCGGCGCGGGGTCCGTCATCGGCGCGCAGGTAGCAATGATCCTCGGCGTGTTTGCCGCCGCTTCGGCCAACGGGCAGTTCGCCGGTCACGAAGTGGCCTACATCGTAGGCCTGGGGGGTACCGGCGCCACCGCTGCGCTGCTGTACTTCAGCATCGCCTTCGGCAAGGTCACCATCTCCACGCTGAACTCCTACGGCAGCTTCATGTGCATCGCGACGATCATCAGCGGTTTCCGCGGGCACCTGAACGTAACGCGCTTGCAGCGTCTGGTTTTCGTGCTGGTCATCGTTGGCGCCGCAACCCTGATCGCGCTGCTCGGCCAACACTCGTTCCTCGGCGCGTTCAAGTCTTTCATCCTGTTCTTGCTCGCGTTCTTCACGCCGTGGAGCGCGATCAACCTGGTGGACTACTACTGCATCACGCGCGAGCGCTATGACGTGCCGGCACTGAACGACCCGAACGGTCGCTACGGTCGCTGGAACGCCCTGGGCATCAGCGTCTATGTCTTCGGTGTACTGGTTCAGTTGCCGTTCATCGCCACCAAGTTCTATACCGGCCCGTTGGTGAAAGCCATGGGTGGTGTGGATATCTCGTGGATCATCGGCCTGGTGGTCCCGGCGGCGCTGTATTACCTCATCGCTAGAAAGTGGCACAGCGCAGTACCCGATCAATTGATCCTGCCGGTCGAGCAGGACGCGGTTGACGCACAACCGAGCAGGGCGGGCCGCATCCAAGCGGTCTGA
- the hutC gene encoding histidine utilization repressor produces MGDSPAPLYARVKQMITQQIDSGNWPPHYRVPSESELVSQLGFSRMTINRALREMTADGLLVRMQGVGTFVAEPKSQSALFEVHNIADEIASRGHRHTCKVITLEEEAAGSERALALDMREGQKVFHSLIVHFENDIPVQIEDRFVNALVAPDYLKQDFTQQTPYAYLNQVAPLTEGEHVVEAILAEPSECKLLQIERGEPCLLIRRRTWSGRQPVTAARLIHPGSRHSLEGRFHK; encoded by the coding sequence ATGGGTGACAGTCCGGCGCCCTTGTACGCCCGCGTCAAACAGATGATCACCCAGCAGATCGACAGTGGAAACTGGCCGCCGCACTATCGCGTGCCGTCGGAAAGCGAACTGGTCAGCCAGCTGGGCTTCAGCCGCATGACCATCAACCGTGCGCTGCGGGAAATGACCGCCGATGGCCTGTTGGTGCGCATGCAAGGTGTCGGCACGTTCGTCGCCGAGCCGAAGAGCCAGTCGGCGCTGTTCGAAGTGCATAACATCGCCGATGAAATCGCCTCCCGGGGTCATCGCCATACCTGCAAGGTCATTACCCTGGAAGAGGAGGCCGCCGGCTCCGAGCGGGCCCTGGCCCTGGACATGCGCGAAGGCCAGAAGGTCTTTCATTCGCTGATCGTGCATTTCGAGAACGATATCCCCGTGCAGATCGAGGACCGTTTCGTCAATGCGCTGGTGGCGCCCGACTACCTCAAGCAGGACTTCACCCAGCAAACCCCTTACGCCTACCTGAACCAGGTCGCGCCGCTGACCGAGGGGGAGCATGTGGTCGAAGCGATCCTGGCCGAGCCGAGCGAATGCAAGCTGTTGCAGATCGAGCGGGGCGAGCCGTGCCTGCTGATTCGCCGTCGCACCTGGTCCGGGCGCCAGCCGGTGACCGCCGCGCGCCTGATTCATCCGGGCTCCCGTCATAGCCTGGAAGGGCGCTTTCACAAATGA